The Chanodichthys erythropterus isolate Z2021 chromosome 5, ASM2448905v1, whole genome shotgun sequence sequence aataaataaataaaaacaaaagcacagGCTAAATGTTAACTGGTAAGAgaaacacacattcactcatctGAGCCTAGTACCTAGTAGTTACATTACAGTAACTACATTTGATTAGCCTATCCCATTACAATAGTCACTTTACAGTTACTGCTGtcataaaaatacacttacttgGAGGTTTAAAGTTCTACATATGACACGTTTAATCtccaacaacaaatattttagcaaaatgtatattttagtcagaattatTGCGCTCCGTCTGTTTGGCTCGCATGCACTAGCTGCGCTCATTCATTGAAGTCTGTGAAGTTTTGCGGAGACTCGCTTGCAGAATATTGTtactccttaaaaaaaaaaataactatttgcgttgctttttatggaaagtaatgagtaatttgaggaatactgaatctgtttttgtgcaagtgagatgagtaaatgcctgctcacatttagtctagaactactgTACagtaaccatcatgttcacacagcgcataCAACGCCTCGGCACTCACTCACGATTCCCCTCAACATGGAGACAGgagaggtgtcagtcaataaattgtaaaacaaagtaactttctttacttatttgaaaaaataactttaaataactttgtaaattaaaaaaataatgcgtaactttactagttacttggaaaAAGTAATCCGATTACATAACTTGTAATGCGTTAACCCCAACACTGCTAATATATGATACAAACTCAATATACTGCCCAACCCTAGACCCTATTTTGTAcccataaaatgtttaaaaatgttcacaTCTTCAGTTCCCGAGTTACAGCCTTCATAAACAGAAAGGGTGTGAATGGATGTGAGTGCGAAGCATATGAAGTCATGGTGAAGTGCTAATGTAAAGCGTTCACTCAGGCATACTTCCACATTTGTCGTGCCTGAAAACACAATATTATTTCCTAATAGTTTCTTGGAACATTGTTCATCAAAGATTTGAATTTTTGTGACACTGTGTGTCAGcttgtgtgttagtgtgtgtttttgtggagGGCAGTTCCGGACACTCTATCCTGTATTGATCCCTGTCAGGCTCAGGGCTATAAATTCTCTGTTCGTTACAGATAGAATCGATAGGTAATTAGTCTGGAACATAAATGATGGAATCAAACATTGTGCATGCGATCCATGCTGCTTTGATTCGAACGCCCAGGTAATAttagtttgtttgtgtgtgtgagagagagagaagtttaaGGGAAGGATATTGCTTTTGtcaaaagtttttatttatctttaatgtaaacttttttttcccccactttctttttaaaatcttCCATTGACTCCAGTgttcaacattttaaaaagaactAATATCAATGGAATGTCTTCTTTCTTCAATCTGTTTACTGAATTGGTCTTATCTTCCTTGCATATATTTAACCATAAAAATACCATCCAAAAGTTTGGTGTTGGCAagattttaagttttattaaagAATTAGATCAAAcccaccaaagctgcatttatttgatcaaaaatactgtaaaaataaataattaattaataaaaataataaataattgttagaatttaaaacaacttttctattttaatatattttaaaatgccatttattcttgtgatggcaaagctgaattttcagcatcattactccagtcttcagggtcacatgatccttcagaaataattctaatattccgatttggtgctcaagaataagaataagaattatttctttaattcttattcttattgttagagtagcatttatttgaaatagaaatcttatacttattaatataaatgtactgtcacttttgatcaatttaatgcatccttgctgaataaaagtattcatttctttcaaagaaaaatcttactgaatcCAAACTTGTGAACTTGTCCAAACttgtatattcatatatttaaagggtcatgaaaccctcCTGTTTTAGCCTGGTCATTCACACCTCTGAGCTGCAAAAACTGTTAAAATGGGcatgtaaagctctggaaaagtgggagtgtagagggcgagaagaggggagagaacaaccaatgaagcacagacatagaacacactcattatacagaataataaatattaatatatgagcacagAGAATATGACGACAAACTCACAAGCACAAGGGAGACATGCGAAAGAATATAtaatagggctaataataggctactttgattacGTTTACCAGCACTGatctcaaaatcagtcttttgtctaTTAGAATAATCGTGTCGTCGCGTTctacaccactgtatcagtgtccagtttgcacaattcatttgaagaagacttgatgaaatatgtgtgtatAACTACACCATGCTGGTTAAtatttggtgcaggagaatgtgtgaaataaaaactttaaacactgatactttattctgtatgagctgtGTGTCACACTATGTGGCTAGTGTTGTTAAACAGCGCGGAGCTCCGCACTGAAAGTGATCAGATGTGAGCTCCGCTTCTATCATAACAGTCGTATCTTTCATGTGTTCCTATTCAAACTCCTATTCTGACCGCATCGCAGGCAAAATACAAACACCACACGTGCTGCTGTGCTGAAGGATACATATACGGCGCGCATTTTTGAACacagctagagcaggcagaggtgaatgaacagcacttttgtgacatttgaattctctgctgtaatgcgatctcatgcgaacatattttccatttgtgctggtagattacagcaaaacaatccacatgcacacaaacctctgctctggtcgcgtctcaggaaaacacattgtgttgtagcactgaggaaacgagCACCAAATGGAGGCGAGAGAAGTGAtgcttcctcatgcataataccgcaattataatcttatgcatactacagcgcagtgattggattaaatgagctttatgtcatgaatatatgttGAGAATTGCTCGAAACGGTCTACGTCAGCATGTTCTACCATGCCCATACTTGGGCCGAAAGTACACgatgacgtcagattttgtgacgttgctccgactcggcttttcaaacaggaagacagaaatcgctctgaaaaatgcaaaaataactatttttcacttatgaatagcattaatgagtaccttttagtgttttcaatgatatGCAGcctgtttacatctcaaaaaaagtgttttggggtttcatgaccctttaaaaagATGTGCCGAATCTTGTGACAATGGCAAAGTGGCTGTGATGCATTTCATTTATGCAGaaccaaaaacaaaaagttaattttacttaattgTACTTCAACTTTTATGCCTTTGCAAGGATTTGGATTTACATCAAGAAGTGCTAATTTAGTGTTTCTAATTTGCTGCTATGGTCTTTGTTTTGCATACAGGCAGGAAGTCCGACCTCCATGAATGCTCCCTGCAGCTTCCCCCGGTCTTCAGTGACACCCTCGAACCAGGATATATGCAGGTAGGTTTGCCCTCCCTCAATCCTGAAACCTCTTTATGCTCCTGCAGTATGATCATGTACTGTAAGAGAGAAAAAGATCTAGAGGGAGACTGAACTGTCAGAACATCAGTGGGCCAACATTGCCATCCATCTTGATTCTGTCATTTTGCTTTCTAACCTTCCTCTTGGTTCCTCCCACCTGTCTTTTTGTAATCTTCTTCCATATATTCTCTAATGCATGTTGCATGTATCTTTATGTCCGTTTTCTCTCTTCCCATCTCTGTTTCTGCACCTCTCTTTCTGTCCCATCCCTTTCCTCTCCTCTCGTATGCAGTTCTAATGACCACGCTCAGGACCTGGGCTCACAGAGGCCCTTAAAGGCCACTGTAGTGCTGTTGAACTCTAATGGTAAAAGCTCAGCATCTCAGGGTGTCACCATGACCACGCTCTGCCTGGACTCGCCCACCAAACCCAAAAATAGAACCTTGTTTGGCACAGAATGGCTCTCCCTACTCAAACCATCAGTCAACTCTAAACTGGAAGGAGGCAATCTGAAGTTCTCAAAGTCTCTGAATGATGTGGGACAAAAGATGGACAGCCTATGCAGCGGTCTTCACTTTATAGACCGCACTTGTTCGGACGGGGAGCTGGGAGTGGAGAAAGAACAACTCATGCAAGATGGCCACATCAAAGCCCTCAATGGTCAAGCCAACTCTCCCCCTCTATTTGCTTCTCAGCCTCCGTCTTTCCTCAACAACTACAAATACATCTCCAACCCAAGGCCTGAGAACTGCCTGGCTCCCCCTGCTCCTCCCCATTCAGACCTTCAAAGAAGCTCCAACTTCCTGCGCCTCATCTTTCCGCTCACCCGCTCTTCCACCGCGGGAAGTCTGCAGGCGTCTGAGATGGGAAGCTATGCTTCAAAGCTCCACATCACCAAGTCATCCAGTGCCATGCTGGACGCCAGTGAGTCTTGCTGTATGGAGGAGATGGGAGATGACGAAGTGTTCGAGGAGGATTCGACCCGGTGGAAGCTGAAGATGGAGGGGTTACGGGCTCCTCTTTGCTCTCTCGAGGAGGACAGCGACTTGGATCAATGCTCCTCTCCGCTGTCTGAGAAAAACGGGCCGCTGTCGCCCTACTCCCTGTCGGGGGACTGCTGCAGGTTGGTGGGGCTTACTCACTCCTGGCTTCACCTCTAGGGTGATTCATCCTTGTAGTCCAACTACAGCCCTCATCTGGATATTTATTTCCTACCAATCCCTGTTTATCCTTCCTGTTAGAGGCTGTGTGCTGTGATCGTTTTGCTAATGGCAATCGATAATAAGGCTTGTATATGGGTGGAGTTGTGAGTGTTAAAGATCCATGGTGTGGAAGAGGAAGTGCCTGGCCTGCTGTGTGGGATACATATTGAAAGCATTGTCATGGATAGTCCAAGCAGATTTCGCCAGAGAGATCCTATCGATACTTATGGTAGCTTCTCGAAAGATGAAGTTCAGATAAAATGGAGATTGAGATCTGATTGAGATCTGGCTCTCTGGCTTTGGAATTTGAGACCAGGCAAAATGTTTTTCTCAGTATTCATCTACAGGGCCTCGCGGATACCTCAGGAAACAATTAGTGCAACTTGTGAGGGAGTAAATGGCAATTACAAACTATTagttcaaaaagaaaaaaactactTTTGAAGTCCATGTAGTTATCCATGTAGTTGGTAGTCACAAATTCTTTTTGACATCTTAGATTTCAGGAAGTAATTTTCAAGTGAACTCTTTGGCTTATATTGAAAAAGAAtgtggctgcatccaaaatggCATACTTTCTGAGTAGGTACTACTTTTGagtaactaattactttttgaCCATTTAAAAAGGTATGTTCAATATGGTATGAATATGGGTAGAATGAAAGTAATCCACACCTAATACATTCGTCGTGCTGTCATTGAGTGCATTTACATGCATCCTCATAATGCGATTAAAATGGTATTTTGGCAATATTGCGATTAAACTTTACCTCATTTAAGCATAATactttgatcaaatgaatgcgATTAAGCTCATAATCGTAGTAACGAATCGCATTAAACTTGGTGGTGTACACCGATTTTATTCGCAATAAAGAGGCGTGTGTTGTTCACACAACTTCATGAATGAACTCTGTGACATTATTGTGTAGTGCTCTCTTCTTCAACACAACTCGCTGCACAGTCTCTGCTCCGTATCTTCATCAAGACGGCGAGAAGAACATGACAGCAGCGTAGGCCAACCCGGCATTGCGATTTTTATCACGGCATAATATAATATCCAATAGGtccataaaaatgtattttgaatttGATGTGAGTAGATTAAAACAATAGCTAGTAACAT is a genomic window containing:
- the marchf8 gene encoding E3 ubiquitin-protein ligase MARCH8 isoform X2, yielding MNMPLHQISVIPRDVTSSRVSSSGKAKEKDKQNEKPLGHSASRSSNISKAGSPTSMNAPCSFPRSSVTPSNQDICSSNDHAQDLGSQRPLKATVVLLNSNGKSSASQGVTMTTLCLDSPTKPKNRTLFGTEWLSLLKPSVNSKLEGGNLKFSKSLNDVGQKMDSLCSGLHFIDRTCSDGELGVEKEQLMQDGHIKALNGQANSPPLFASQPPSFLNNYKYISNPRPENCLAPPAPPHSDLQRSSNFLRLIFPLTRSSTAGSLQASEMGSYASKLHITKSSSAMLDASESCCMEEMGDDEVFEEDSTRWKLKMEGLRAPLCSLEEDSDLDQCSSPLSEKNGPLSPYSLSGDCCRICHCEGDDESPLITPCHCTGSLRFVHQSCLQQWIKSSDTRCCELCKYDFIMETKLKPLRKWEKLQMTASERRKIMCSVTFHVIAITCVVWSLYVLIDRTAEEIKQGILEWPFWTKLVVVAIGFTGGLVFMYVQCKVYIQLWKRLRAYNRVIYVQNRPETCKKNVFDKPSLLEPNLENKEALGPAQSDTNSSQYTETEDYSMEILHV